From Candidatus Hydrogenedentota bacterium, one genomic window encodes:
- a CDS encoding zf-TFIIB domain-containing protein has product MNCPVCNQVALVMSERQGIEIDYCPQCRGVWLDRGELDKIIERSLSQSPAMEPQRPRQKAFERPRDYESDFDHDSGGYHGDYRKKKKRGFLGELFDFD; this is encoded by the coding sequence ATGAACTGTCCCGTATGCAATCAGGTCGCCCTCGTCATGTCCGAGCGCCAGGGCATCGAGATTGATTACTGTCCCCAGTGCCGCGGCGTGTGGCTGGACCGGGGCGAGCTGGACAAAATTATCGAGCGCTCCCTGAGCCAGAGTCCGGCGATGGAACCCCAGCGCCCGCGCCAGAAAGCCTTTGAACGCCCGCGCGACTACGAGAGCGATTTTGACCACGATTCCGGCGGCTATCATGGGGACTATCGGAAGAAGAAGAAACGGGGCTTCCTGGGGGAGTTATTCGACTTCGATTGA
- a CDS encoding exo-alpha-sialidase encodes MNAFAMRACLIGWVTLFLAAPCSAQWRDHTIQLLNGPASPIPVGAKVQIVSESWKRVVAVPYIVHMPEKQRLLMLVGCDYPHHPEVLHSDDGGNTWSAPRRVVADGAPVGGLGTCLTYLGEGEVLFLTGDRRWVSRDYGETWTAGSVVAPTVDGKPWYTWDPLWADRDPVSGAVTRLIETGYTWHRAPEVAKDHQQGYLRFSNDRGATWTESIKVPAWEEVSEVALVRAANGELVAACRTDIPPSKAGEWIDHFEGLGISISRDDGQTWSAVEKLYDYGRHHPSLVLLPDGRLLMTYVVRKGYVDTAEGYPQFGIEAILSADNGRTWDLDHRYILHAWRGNRLGENKWWASCQATSTVLLQDGTLLTAFGTGYRSEPDAAGANPSPRDAGLLRWTLSDAPLDDTRAVRDAPVDSDGRNVVDPGPLPLPPAE; translated from the coding sequence GTGAATGCATTTGCCATGCGCGCCTGCCTGATCGGCTGGGTCACCCTTTTTCTCGCCGCACCGTGTTCGGCGCAGTGGCGGGACCATACCATACAGTTGCTCAACGGCCCGGCGAGCCCCATTCCCGTTGGCGCGAAGGTCCAAATCGTTTCCGAGTCGTGGAAGCGAGTGGTGGCGGTGCCCTATATCGTGCACATGCCGGAAAAGCAGCGCCTGCTGATGCTGGTGGGTTGTGACTACCCCCATCACCCCGAGGTGCTTCACAGCGACGATGGGGGAAACACCTGGTCGGCACCGCGACGTGTGGTGGCCGATGGTGCTCCGGTGGGCGGCCTCGGCACCTGCCTGACCTATCTGGGGGAGGGCGAGGTGTTGTTCCTGACCGGCGATCGCCGCTGGGTTAGCCGGGACTATGGCGAGACGTGGACGGCGGGGTCCGTGGTGGCGCCGACGGTGGATGGCAAGCCGTGGTACACCTGGGACCCCCTCTGGGCGGATCGCGATCCCGTTTCGGGCGCGGTGACGCGACTGATCGAAACGGGCTACACATGGCACCGGGCCCCGGAGGTGGCGAAGGATCACCAGCAGGGCTATCTGCGCTTCAGCAATGATCGGGGGGCTACGTGGACGGAGAGCATCAAAGTGCCCGCATGGGAAGAAGTCAGCGAGGTGGCGCTGGTGCGGGCCGCCAACGGCGAACTCGTGGCGGCCTGCCGAACCGACATTCCGCCGTCAAAGGCCGGTGAATGGATCGATCACTTTGAGGGCCTGGGCATTTCCATTTCCCGCGACGATGGCCAGACCTGGAGCGCGGTGGAGAAGCTCTACGACTATGGCCGACACCATCCCTCCCTCGTGCTGTTGCCGGATGGCCGACTCCTGATGACCTACGTGGTCCGCAAGGGCTATGTGGATACGGCGGAGGGTTACCCGCAGTTTGGCATCGAGGCGATCTTGAGCGCGGACAACGGCCGCACCTGGGATCTGGACCATCGCTACATACTCCACGCCTGGCGGGGCAACCGCCTGGGCGAGAACAAGTGGTGGGCAAGTTGCCAGGCCACGTCCACCGTACTACTGCAGGACGGAACGCTACTGACGGCCTTCGGCACAGGCTATCGAAGCGAGCCCGATGCGGCGGGGGCCAATCCGTCGCCGCGCGATGCGGGCCTCCTCCGCTGGACGCTGAGCGATGCGCCACTGGACGATACCCGCGCGGTGCGCGATGCGCCGGTGGATTCCGACGGGCGCAACGTGGTGGACCCCGGCCCCCTGCCGTTGCCGCCGGCCGAATAA
- a CDS encoding amino acid permease, with translation MSNMLGAGPFITIPLLMSAMGGGPQAMLGWLVAALICIPDGLVWSELGAAMPGSGGTYVYLREGFGRARFGQLMAFLFLWQFIISGPLEIASGYIGFSHYLHYIWTGLTPFQLKLLAAAVGVLNIVLLYRRIAFISKLTVALWIGTLITTITVIISGIPHFDPKVAFDFPPHAFELSGTFFFGLGAAARVGVYDYLGYYDICYIGDEVRNPGRVIPRSIIFSLIAVALLYFAINLSVIGVVPWREFVPAQAGTNSDYIVSIYMEKIHGKPFAKFFTIMILWTTFASLFALLLGYSRVLYAAAKDGAFFRVFERLHPTKDFPHISLLLIGAISCAACFLSLETVIGALLTSRILVQFIGQIGALTLLRRLKPDMERPFRMWLYPLPSLIAFLGWSFLFATSGGSLIVYSLIGLLAGVGAFLIWTASTGRWPFAKAAEEM, from the coding sequence ATGTCCAACATGCTCGGCGCCGGTCCCTTCATCACAATCCCCCTGCTCATGTCGGCCATGGGCGGCGGGCCCCAGGCCATGCTGGGCTGGCTGGTGGCCGCGCTCATCTGTATCCCCGACGGCCTCGTCTGGAGTGAACTCGGCGCGGCCATGCCCGGCTCCGGCGGCACCTACGTCTATCTCCGCGAGGGCTTCGGCCGCGCGCGCTTCGGCCAGTTGATGGCCTTCCTCTTTCTCTGGCAATTCATCATCAGCGGCCCCCTCGAAATCGCCTCCGGCTACATCGGCTTCTCCCATTACCTCCACTATATCTGGACCGGCCTCACGCCCTTCCAGCTTAAGCTGCTTGCCGCCGCCGTGGGCGTGCTCAACATCGTCCTGCTGTATCGCCGCATCGCCTTCATCAGCAAGCTCACCGTTGCCCTCTGGATCGGCACGCTGATCACCACCATTACCGTCATCATCTCCGGCATTCCCCACTTCGACCCCAAGGTGGCCTTCGATTTTCCGCCCCACGCCTTTGAGCTCTCCGGCACCTTCTTCTTCGGCCTCGGCGCCGCCGCCCGCGTCGGTGTCTACGACTACCTGGGCTATTACGACATCTGCTACATCGGCGACGAAGTGCGCAACCCCGGCCGCGTCATCCCGCGCTCCATCATCTTCAGCCTCATCGCCGTGGCGCTGCTTTATTTCGCCATAAATCTTTCCGTCATCGGCGTGGTTCCCTGGCGCGAGTTCGTCCCCGCCCAGGCCGGCACCAATTCGGATTACATCGTTTCCATCTACATGGAGAAGATCCACGGCAAGCCCTTCGCCAAATTCTTCACCATCATGATTCTGTGGACCACCTTCGCGTCCCTTTTCGCCCTGCTCCTGGGCTACTCCCGCGTGCTCTACGCCGCCGCGAAAGACGGGGCCTTCTTCCGCGTCTTCGAGCGGCTCCACCCCACGAAAGACTTCCCCCACATCTCCCTGCTCCTCATCGGCGCCATCTCCTGCGCGGCCTGCTTCCTCTCGCTGGAAACCGTCATCGGCGCGCTCCTCACCAGCCGGATACTCGTCCAGTTCATCGGCCAGATCGGCGCACTCACCCTGCTCCGCCGACTCAAGCCCGACATGGAGCGCCCCTTCCGCATGTGGCTCTATCCCTTGCCCAGCCTGATCGCCTTTCTGGGTTGGAGTTTCCTCTTCGCCACCTCCGGCGGCAGTCTCATCGTGTACAGCCTCATCGGCCTTCTGGCGGGCGTGGGCGCCTTCCTGATCTGGACCGCCTCCACCGGGCGCTGGCCCTTTGCAAAGGCGGCGGAGGAGATGTAG